The Streptomyces sp. NBC_00236 DNA window GCTGGCCCGGAAGCACGAACGGCGGGCCGCCTGCGGCCGCGCGTTCAAGGGCCTGGCCGTGGCCGGCCTCCTGGCGGGCGCCGCCTACGCCGCCTGGCGCTGGTGGGACAAGCAGGCCAACCCCGACTGGCTGGTCGAGCCCCCCGCCCCCACCGAGGTCGACGACCGCGCCCCGCTGACCTCGGTCGACGGCAGCGATCCGGCGGTCCTGGACCCCGAGGTCCGGGCCAAGCAGGCCGAAGCCGAGGCAGAGGGCACCCTGGACGGCCAGGACCCGGACGAGCGCCCCTGACCGAGAGCCGAACAGAGCGAAAAAGTCCCCCTTGAACTGCGTTTCCGCAGTTCAAGGGGGACTTTGTGTGTGGAGCCTAGGAGATTCGAACTCCTGACATCTGCCTTGCAAAGGCAGCGCTCTACCAACTGAGCTAAGGCCCCGGACAGCAGGCAGCACCCGACGCTACGCGCCGTGGGCCACCGCCGCAGACCAGAGTACCGGGTGACCCCCTGAAACCTCCAAAAAGATAGGGACTCCCGGTGGGCAACCACTCTCCGTAAGATGCACGTCGAGGTTCGCAGCAGCGAAGCCGCAGCGAAGGGGAGACGCCATGGATGCAGCGCAGCAAGAGGCAACGGCCAGAGCCAGGGATCTTCAGCGCAGCTGGTACGGGGAGCCGCTGGGTGCGCTCTTCCGACGGCTGATAGATGACCTCGGCCTGAACCAGGCCCGGCTCGCCGCGGTGCTCGGACTGTCCGCCCCCATGCTCTCCCAGCTCATGAGCGGTCAGCGGGCGAAGATCGGCAACCCCGCGGTCGTCCAGCGCGTCCAGGCGCTCCAGGAACTGGCCAGTCAGGTGGCGGACGGCAGCGTGAGCGCGGGAGAGGCGACCGACCGCATGGAAGAGATCAAGAAGTCCCAGGGAGGTTCCGTGCTCACCGGCACCGGCCAGACCACGACGACCGGCGGCGCCCCCACCGTGCGCCGCGTGGTCCGCGAGATCCAGTCGCTGCTGCGGTCCGTCGCGGCGGCCGGTGAGATCATCGATGCCGCCGACTCCCTCGCCCCGGCCCACCCGGAACTGGCAGAGTTCCTCCGGGTGTACGGCGCAGGGCGCACCGCGGACGCGGTGGCGCACTACGAGGGCCACCAGAGCTAGACGGCCGGCCGGGACCGGGCACCCGCCCGGCAACCGGAGCATCCGGGTCCGGGCGCGGTAACAAGGACACGCACGGGCCGACACAGGAACGGGGAGCGGGCGCAGCGCAATGGGTGAGGTCTTCGCTGGTCGGTACGAACTGATCGATCCGATCGGACGTGGTGGGGTCGGTGCTGTCTGGCGTGCCTGGGATCACCGGCGCCGCCGTTACGTGGCGGCCAAGGTCCTCCAGCAGAGCGACGCGCACACGCTGCTGCGCTTCGTCCGCGAGCAGGCGCTGCGGATCGAGCACCCGCATGTGCTCGCTCCGGCGAGCTGGGCGGCCGACGACGACAAGGTCCTGTTCACCATGGACCTGGTCAGCGGCGGTTCGCTGGCCCATGTCATCGGTGACTACGGCCCGTTGCCCCCGAGATTCGTCTGCACGCTGCTCGACCAGTTGCTGTCGGGTCTTTCGACGGTGCACGCCGAGGGGGTCGTGCACCGGGACATCAAGCCCGCCAACATCCTGATGGAGGCCACCGGCACCGGACGACCGCATCTGCGGCTGTCCGACTTCGGGATCTCCATGCGCAAGGGCGAGCCCCGCCTCACCGAGACGAACTACGTCGTGGGGACGCCGGGTTACTTCGCACCCGAGCAGATGATGGGCGCCGAGCCCGACTTCCCCGCTGACCTCTTCGCGGTCGGTCTCGTCGCCCTGTATCTGCTCCAGGGCCAGAAGCCCGACTCCCAGGCGCTCGTGGAGCACTTCGCCTCGTACGGGACGCCCAGCGCGCCGCAGGGCATCCCCGAGCCGCTGTGGCAGGTCCTCGCGGGGCTGCTGCAGCCGGACCCGCAGGCCCGGTTCCGTACCGCCACGGGCGCGCGCAAGGCCCTGGCGGCCGCCGTCGAGATGCTCCCCGAGCCGGGCACCGACGACGAGCCGGTGGAGGTCTTCGACCAGATCGGCCCGCTGCCCGCCGGATTCGGCCCGGCAGGTCCCGTAACGGACCAGCAGGCCCCGCAGCCCGGACAGGCGACGGCAGGACAGCAGGCCCCGCAACCCGGACCGCCGGCGGCAGGACAGCAGGCCACGGGACAGCAGCCGTACGCACCGGCCCCGGCCGCCATGTCGGAGACGGGCAGCTTCCACCTCCCGCCGCCTCCGCAGCCCACCGCCTCCACGCCCCAGGCCGCGCACCCCCTCGCCCCGCACCCGGCGACCCACACGACGGCCCCCTTCCCCGCCGCCGTACCGGATCCCTCGCAGGCCCCCACCTCCGCGGTGCAGCACGAACAGCCGCTCACCCGCGCCTACACCGCCCAGCACCCGCAGGCTCCGGCGGCGCACCGCACGCCCGCCCCGGTGCCCGCCTCGCACGCGCCGAGAACGCGTCCGGGACCGCCCCCGAAGGTGGCGGTCCCGGTCCTGCTGGTGGCGCTGATCTGCTTCGCCGTCGGCATCTGGGCGCTGACCCAGGCCTGAGCGGACCGCGGGGCTACCAGGCCTGCGGCGGCCCTCCGTACGGCGGCTGACCGCCGGCGGGGGTGGCGGCGGCCGCGCGGCGCCGCGCGAGCAAGGTCCACACGCCCAGCGCGAGAACCAGCACGGCGCCCGCACCGATGCCGGCCGCGCCGACGAGCTTCATGGTGTCGCTCTCGCTCTTGGCCGCCTGCGGACCGCTCTTTCCGCTCTTGGCCAGGTCCTTGTCCTTGTCCGTGACCGCGAAGATCCCGGCGTCGCCCGCGTACGGAGACCCTTCCGCCTTGCCCTCGACCTTGACGGACAGCGTCAGCGGGAACGGCTTGGCGCCGTAGGCCTCGGCGACCTTCGGGCTCAGCGTGACGGACAGGTAGTACCAGCCCGCGAACCGCATGGCGCTGACACTGCTGCTCGCGTCGAACCTGTTCGAGTACGCGACCGGAGGCACCGGGTCCAGGGAGACGGAGGCCGGCTTGCCCGAGTAGGCCATGGGCGACACGTTGTCGACATGTCCCAGGGCCGGGTTGTCGAGGGCCATCGCGAGCGCCCCGCTGATGTACTCGTCGGACGCGGGGCTGTTGCCGAGACCGGCCGTGGCGAAGATCTGCTGCCCCCAGTCCACCGGCACCCGGTAGAAGCGGGTCTGCCCCGGCGTGATCTCGTCCTTCCACTCACCCGTCTCCAGGCTCGTGGCGTCGTAATAACTGGCCCCGCCCTGCCTGCGGTTGTCGGATGCCGGGGTGGGCGGCGCGGGCGAGGCGGACGGCCAGTCCTCCGGCGCCTGAGTGGGCATCGCGGCGTCATCGGCGAGTGCCGGCTCCGTCGCGTACCGCAGCTCCAGCTCCCAGTCCTCCGGCCCCGAGGTGGCCTTGCTCTCCCGCTCGACGAGGACGTTGTACGTACCGGGGCCCTGACAGGTGCTGCTGTCCTTCTCCACCACCCGGTAGGCGTACGCGGCGATCGGACGCGGGTACTCCGCGGACTCGAACCGGGCGTCCTCGGAGCTGCACCGCAGATCGGACGAGTCCCTGACGCTCACGGTGATGCCGTCCCCGTAGGCGACCTTCCCGCCGCTCTTCGGTACGGCGACGGCCGAGACGTACGCGTTCGTCGTCGCGTCCAGGTTCAGCCGGTAGTACAGCTTCTCGCCGGCCTTGATCGAACTCCTGTAGACGGAACCCGCCTTGAGTGCCTTCGCATCGGTGCTCACCACCGCGCCCGCCACCGCCTCGGCACCCGGGTCGAAGGTGTACGCAGCGGTCTCACCGTCCGCCCACGCCGGTCCCGGGAGCGCCGCCACCGCGCACATCGCCGCGACCGCGGCCAGCGTCACCCGGCCCCTGCTGCGCTGCCTCATCACGCGCTTCCCCTCGTCGTCCGTGCGGCTGCTCCGCGGCGGCTGCGTACATATACGAACACGGCGACCAGCGCGGCCATGACGGCAGCCCCGGCAGCAGCCGCGATGCCGGTCCATCCTGCCCCTCCCGCACCACTGCTGTCTGCGGACGCGATCGAATCGCCCGGCTTGTCCTCATCCCGTGCAGCTTCCCTCTTGGCCACAGGGGCTCCGTGCTCCGGGCCTGCCCGTTCGTCGCCGAGTACCGACACCCGCAGCACCAGGCCGATGTGCGGGTTCTCGGCGATCTCGGCTGCCTCGGCGCCCAGCGTCACCGAGACGTAGAACCCGCCCCCGGCGTGCACCGGCCACACATCGGTCCGGTCCTCGTAGCGGTTGGTCCAGGCGACCGGCACCCCGCCCATCTCCACCGCGGCAGGGCGGCCGTTGTACATCGCGCTCGGGTGGAACTCACCGCCGTCGGTGAGCGGGTGGCGGGCAGGCGTGTACAGCTGGGTCGCGCCGTACGAGTACGTGGCCGTGGAGCCTTCCACCGTGGGCTCGTTGGCGAACTCCACCTCGTAGCGCACCTGTTGGCCCCAGCCCGCCGGCACCCTGTACCAGAGCGTCTGGGACGGCAGGATCCGGTCGCGCCACACGCCCTCACCGACCGTCTCGGCGTCGTTGAACCCGGTGCCGCCGCGTACGTCACGGGGATCACCCGCCGGCAGGGCGGCCTCCTTGCCGCCCCGGCCGTACTCCGTCTGCGACTGGGCGGGCGTCATGCCCTTCGCCGGCGGTGGCTCGACCCCGTACACGAGCTCAAGGGGCCAACGCGCGGCGTCGGAGCCCTTCTTGCTCTCGCGCTCCACCACCAGCCGGTAGCGGCCGGCCCGGTCGCAGGTGCGGGTGCCCGCCTCCGAACGGATCCGGGCGACCGCCGAAGTCAGCGGTACCGCCCCCTCCTTCTGCAGGAAGCGCGCGGTGTGCGTCCCGCAGGAGCCGTGCTCGTCGTACTCGATCCTGGTGCTCAGCGCGTCGAAGGTGTCCACGGCCGCCCCGGGCTGCGGCACGGCCGTCGCCGCGAAGTCCGCCGTGGACACGGCGTCCAGGTCCACCGCGTAGTACCGCTTCTCGCCGGGCCCGATGGTGTCCAGGTACTGCCCGGGTACGAGCACGGGCGCCCCGCCCGCGGTGGCCGCGCCCGTCACCCGCTCGCCCCTCAGCCGGTAGCCGTCGGCGGAGAGCCGGGAGGCGCGCTGGAGCTGACGGGCCAGCGCCTCGGCGTCCGGTGCGTCGTAGTAGCGGCCGTTGCCCGCGTTCGCGATGCACTCCAGCTGCTCGCGGGCCGCGCCCTTCACCTGGAAGCCGACGGTGTCGATGCGCAGCCCGACACTCTGCTTGCCGAGCTGCTGGGCGACCTCGCACGGCGGCGGCGTACCGCAGTTGTCCTCACCGTCGGAGATCAGCAGGACCGTGCGCGTACCGATGGATCCGCCCGCAGGCTGCGGCAGGTCCTGCGCCGCCTTCCGGAGCGACAGGCCGATGGGAGTGTCCCCCCGCGGCCGTACCGCCGCCACGGCCCGCTTCATCGCGGCCCGGTCGAGGGGGCGCACCGGGCGTACGAGCCGGGTGTCCGTGCAGCCCCGCGGCCGGTCGGCGCCGTACACGCGCAGACCCGTCGGATAGCCGTCGGGGAGGCCGTCCACGACCGTGCCGACGGCCGTCCGGGCGCTCTCCATCCTGGTACGCCCCGTACCGTCGTCGTCCGCCATGGAGCCGGACGAGTCGAGCACCATGACCAGGCTGCCGCTCCCGTCGGACCGGGCCGCGGCCGGGGTGTCAGGGGCGGCAGGCGGGTCCGCCAGGGCCGGCAGCGCGCCTGCCACCAGGGCGAACAGCACCCCGCCGATCAATGTCCCCACTCGTGCGGTGCGGTGGTGAGTGCGTGCGTTCACCCGTTCCCCCTCGGCCCGAACCCCGGTTTCTTTGCTCAAGCAAGCTATTGATTTGCTTAAGGGAACTCAAGGGCACAGGTGTCACGGTCCCGCAACAGCACGAAGCCCCGGCCGCATCTGCGACCGGGGCCCGCGACAGGCTGTTCTGTCTCACACACCCGAACCTGCGGGCACGGAGTCAGTCGCCTCCGTCCACAGATCCTGCTCGGCGCGATCCGCCTGGATCTGGCGGTACACGAGGAGCCCGCCGATGGCGGCCAGTGCGACCAGGAGAAGCTTCTTCACCGCGCGACCTCGTCTTTCCTTGGCATTGGGGAGTTCTGCTGCCCGACTATACACATCGGCCGATATCGACCGGTGACCTCCCCGCAACCCAACTGGCGCCTACGGAAGAGCGATCATCGCCGGCCTGTGCATCGACAGCCCGGGCGCCGGCGGCACCCGCACTCGACGCCTGGACACCTCATATCCGCCCCGGTTGCACCATACGAGTGGTGTTCATCTGAAGAACGGCATATCGGTGGCGTCGCTCCACGGAATCGGGAGCCGGATCCACATCATCAGAAAGGTAAGCAAACCGGACCACCTGAAAGTGAGGGGCCATGAGCACCTTCAAGGCCAAGAGCATCTGGACCGCCTTCATCACCGCGTTCTTCGCACTCCTCGCGTCGCTGGGCCTCGCAAGCTCCACCGCGGCAGCCACGGAAGCCACGGTCACGGAGCCGGCGACCACGAGCCACGAGCACAGGGCCCAGGGCGTCGCAACTCCGACCGCCCCGTCGGTGCGATGGACCCTCCCGCGTGACCGGGCACTGCCGCCCACGATGAAGCAGCGCATCCGCGCCGAGGCCCACGGCTCCTCGCCCGCCACCCGGACGCTCGCCCCCGACACCCTGGACACCGCCCGCGCCACGCACGGCACCCGCACCGCCCTCGGCAACGCCCAAGCCCAGGACGGCGTCCCCCTGCCACCCTGAGCGCACCGCGCCTGACCACGCGAGGCCCCTGGACCGGGATCCCCGGCAGGGGCCTTCTTCATGCCCGCGGGGCGCCCTGCGGGCACGGTGCCACACCGCGGGGTGCCCTGCAGGGCTGTCACGCCACGGGGTGTGCCCTGCGGGGCCGGCGCCACGCCACGGCGCGCCCTGCGGGGCACGTGCCACGCCACGGCGCGCCCTGCCGGGCCGGGTGTCACGCCGCGGACGGGACCTCGGGCTTACGCAGGGCCAGCACGAGGGCCACCACCCAGCCCAGGAACGTCGCACCGAAGATGACGTTGATGGCCAGAACCAGCCACCGGTTGTCCGTCCGCCGGTTGAAGGCGATCAGCGACGGAAGCAGACAGACCGCCAAGCCCGCCAGGGCGAGCAGCCCGGTCACCACGGATTCCATACGCCCCCCACCTTGATCAATGAGGCGCACACCGTACCCGGCGGAGCCCCAGGGCCGTACGCATGCAGAAGGCCGGTAGATCCTGAGATCTACCGGCCTTCTGATCTGGCACTTACCGCTGTGGGGCTAACAGGATTTGAACCTGTGGCCTCATCCTTATCAGGGATGCGCTCTAACCAACTGAGCTATAGCCCCGCCGCGCTTTTGTGTCGCGCTGACGTGAAGAAGATTAGCGCACGTCGGGGCCAGTCCCAAAATCGATACCCGTACCGCTACTCGTCCTCGGCCAGCGTGAGCTCGACTCCGCCCACGAAGCCTGCCGACAGGTTGTAGATGAAGGAGCCCAGCGTCGCCAGCGCGGTCGCCAGCACCACGTCGATCACCGCGATGACCGAGGTGAAGATCAGCACGCGCGGCAGCGAAAGGAACGACTGCAGGTCGAAGCCGTTGCCCTCGTTGGAACCGGTCGCCTCGCTGATGGTGCCGCCGACGGTCTCGAAGACGCCCATGGCGTCCATGACCATCCACAGCACCGCGGACGCGACCACCGTGCAGATGCCGAGTGCGATGGACAGCAGGAAGCTGACCTTCATCACCGACCACGGATCCGCCTTGGCCACCCTCAGGCGCGCCTTGCGGGTACGCGGAGTCGTCCGCGCACCCGTCCGGGGTCTGCGGGCCGCCTGGGCCGTTCCCGCGCCCTGCTGCCCGCCGTAGGACCGGCCGCCGCCCTGGGTCCCGCCCGGAGGCGAGGGGTAGGCCTGCGGCGGGTGGTACGGGCCCGCCTGGCCCGGTGCGGGTTCCCGCTCACCGGGCAACGGCCCGGTCGCGTAACCCTCGTACTGGGGCTGAGGGCCCCGGGTATCCGTCACAGTGCCCCCTTGGGAGTCCGTGGCAGAGCCACGGGCACCGTTCCCGCCGGCTCCTGAAGCGGCCGAACCTGCGCCCGTGGCTCCACTCACGCTCTACTCCTCGTGCTCCCCGGTCGAGGACGTGTTGCCCTCGACAGTGCCGTCGTCCGTGCTCTCGGCAGCCGCGTCGGCCATGGTGGCCTCAGCTGACACTGCGTCGGTCGTCCCGCCTTCGGCATCAGCGTCGACGGATCCGTCGACCTCTTCGGCCTCGCGACCTGCCTCGGCGTTGCGAGCGATACCGACAACGGCGTCTCGCTTGCCCAGATTGATCAGTTGGACGCCCATGGTGTCACGGCCCGTCTCCCTGACTTCATTGACTCGCGTACGAATCACACCGCCGCCGAGCGTGATGGCGAGGATCTCGTCCGTCTCCTCGACCACCAGCGCACCGACCAGCGAGCCCCGGTCCTCCACGATCTTGGCAGCCTTGATACCCAGGCCGCCGCGACCCTGGACGCGGTACTCGTCGACAGGGGTCCGCTTCGCGTACCCGCCGTCAGTGGCAGTGAACACGAAAGTACCGGGCCTGACGACATTCATCGAGAGCAGTTCGTCTCCCTCGCGGAAACTCATGCCCTTGACACCCGAAGTGGCGCGGCCCATCGGGCGCAGCGCATCGTCCGTAGCGGTGAACCTGATCGACTGGGCCTTCCTGCTGATGAGCAGCAGATCGTCCTCGGACGACACCAGCTCGGCGCCGATCAGCTCGTCGTCCGATCCGTCGGCCGTCTCGCGCAGGTTGATGGCGATGACGCCGCCGGAACGCGGCGAATCGTAGTCCTTCAGCGCGGTCTTCTTCACCAGACCGCCCTTCGTGGCCAGGATCAGATACGGCGCCGCGTCGTAGTCGCGGATCGCCAGGATCTGCGCGATCTGCTCGTCCGGCTGGAAGGCCAGCAGGTTGGCCACGTGCTGGCCGCGGGCGTCGCGGCCGGCGTCCGGGAGCTCGTAGGCCTTCGCCCGGTAGACGCGGCCCT harbors:
- a CDS encoding helix-turn-helix domain-containing protein, whose translation is MDAAQQEATARARDLQRSWYGEPLGALFRRLIDDLGLNQARLAAVLGLSAPMLSQLMSGQRAKIGNPAVVQRVQALQELASQVADGSVSAGEATDRMEEIKKSQGGSVLTGTGQTTTTGGAPTVRRVVREIQSLLRSVAAAGEIIDAADSLAPAHPELAEFLRVYGAGRTADAVAHYEGHQS
- a CDS encoding serine/threonine protein kinase; the encoded protein is MGEVFAGRYELIDPIGRGGVGAVWRAWDHRRRRYVAAKVLQQSDAHTLLRFVREQALRIEHPHVLAPASWAADDDKVLFTMDLVSGGSLAHVIGDYGPLPPRFVCTLLDQLLSGLSTVHAEGVVHRDIKPANILMEATGTGRPHLRLSDFGISMRKGEPRLTETNYVVGTPGYFAPEQMMGAEPDFPADLFAVGLVALYLLQGQKPDSQALVEHFASYGTPSAPQGIPEPLWQVLAGLLQPDPQARFRTATGARKALAAAVEMLPEPGTDDEPVEVFDQIGPLPAGFGPAGPVTDQQAPQPGQATAGQQAPQPGPPAAGQQATGQQPYAPAPAAMSETGSFHLPPPPQPTASTPQAAHPLAPHPATHTTAPFPAAVPDPSQAPTSAVQHEQPLTRAYTAQHPQAPAAHRTPAPVPASHAPRTRPGPPPKVAVPVLLVALICFAVGIWALTQA
- a CDS encoding vWA domain-containing protein, with product MNARTHHRTARVGTLIGGVLFALVAGALPALADPPAAPDTPAAARSDGSGSLVMVLDSSGSMADDDGTGRTRMESARTAVGTVVDGLPDGYPTGLRVYGADRPRGCTDTRLVRPVRPLDRAAMKRAVAAVRPRGDTPIGLSLRKAAQDLPQPAGGSIGTRTVLLISDGEDNCGTPPPCEVAQQLGKQSVGLRIDTVGFQVKGAAREQLECIANAGNGRYYDAPDAEALARQLQRASRLSADGYRLRGERVTGAATAGGAPVLVPGQYLDTIGPGEKRYYAVDLDAVSTADFAATAVPQPGAAVDTFDALSTRIEYDEHGSCGTHTARFLQKEGAVPLTSAVARIRSEAGTRTCDRAGRYRLVVERESKKGSDAARWPLELVYGVEPPPAKGMTPAQSQTEYGRGGKEAALPAGDPRDVRGGTGFNDAETVGEGVWRDRILPSQTLWYRVPAGWGQQVRYEVEFANEPTVEGSTATYSYGATQLYTPARHPLTDGGEFHPSAMYNGRPAAVEMGGVPVAWTNRYEDRTDVWPVHAGGGFYVSVTLGAEAAEIAENPHIGLVLRVSVLGDERAGPEHGAPVAKREAARDEDKPGDSIASADSSGAGGAGWTGIAAAAGAAVMAALVAVFVYVRSRRGAAARTTRGSA
- a CDS encoding DLW-39 family protein, whose product is MKKLLLVALAAIGGLLVYRQIQADRAEQDLWTEATDSVPAGSGV
- a CDS encoding DUF6344 domain-containing protein; its protein translation is MSTFKAKSIWTAFITAFFALLASLGLASSTAAATEATVTEPATTSHEHRAQGVATPTAPSVRWTLPRDRALPPTMKQRIRAEAHGSSPATRTLAPDTLDTARATHGTRTALGNAQAQDGVPLPP
- a CDS encoding superinfection immunity protein, with the translated sequence MESVVTGLLALAGLAVCLLPSLIAFNRRTDNRWLVLAINVIFGATFLGWVVALVLALRKPEVPSAA
- a CDS encoding DUF3566 domain-containing protein, whose protein sequence is MTDTRGPQPQYEGYATGPLPGEREPAPGQAGPYHPPQAYPSPPGGTQGGGRSYGGQQGAGTAQAARRPRTGARTTPRTRKARLRVAKADPWSVMKVSFLLSIALGICTVVASAVLWMVMDAMGVFETVGGTISEATGSNEGNGFDLQSFLSLPRVLIFTSVIAVIDVVLATALATLGSFIYNLSAGFVGGVELTLAEDE